The proteins below come from a single Synechococcus sp. WH 8101 genomic window:
- a CDS encoding CP12 domain-containing protein, with protein sequence MKSIDEHIQKDQSEIEAARAEGNEAKVRHLTEEIQSLEEYKEHHPGDNHDPTSLEMYCDANPDAPECRVYDD encoded by the coding sequence ATGAAATCAATCGACGAGCACATCCAGAAGGATCAGTCGGAAATCGAGGCTGCCCGTGCTGAGGGCAATGAAGCCAAGGTCCGTCATCTCACCGAAGAAATTCAGTCGCTCGAGGAGTACAAAGAGCACCATCCCGGCGACAATCACGACCCCACGTCGTTGGAGATGTATTGCGACGCCAATCCAGATGCTCCCGAGTGCCGCGTCTACGACGACTGA
- the obgE gene encoding GTPase ObgE produces MQFIDQARITVRAGRGGDGIVAFRREKYVPAGGPSGGDGGHGGNVIFEADANLQTLLDFKYKRLFPAADGRRGGPNRCTGASGMDLVIRVPCGTEVRHLTTGILLGDLTDPGEQLVVAFGGRGGLGNAHYLSNRNRAPEKCTEGRDGEEWPLQLELKLLAEVGIIGLPNAGKSTLISVLSAARPKIADYPFTTLVPNLGVVRRPTGDGTVFADIPGLIAGAAQGAGLGHDFLRHIERTRLLIHLVDGGSEDPVSDLRVVEKELAAYGHGLVERPRLLVLNKLELLDEAGRDEQMMRLEQASGRPVLLISAAMGQGLDRLLDRVWQELGV; encoded by the coding sequence GTGCAGTTCATCGATCAGGCGCGCATCACAGTTCGCGCGGGCCGCGGCGGCGATGGGATCGTGGCGTTCCGGCGGGAGAAATATGTGCCGGCCGGAGGACCCTCAGGGGGAGATGGTGGACATGGCGGCAACGTCATTTTCGAGGCTGACGCCAACCTGCAGACTCTGCTCGATTTCAAATACAAGCGCCTCTTTCCCGCAGCGGATGGACGTCGCGGCGGTCCGAATCGCTGCACTGGTGCCTCCGGCATGGATCTGGTGATCCGGGTGCCCTGCGGCACGGAGGTGCGCCACCTCACGACGGGCATCCTGCTCGGGGATCTCACGGATCCGGGTGAGCAGCTGGTGGTGGCCTTCGGTGGCCGTGGCGGCCTCGGCAATGCCCATTACCTGAGCAATCGCAACCGCGCTCCGGAGAAATGCACGGAGGGACGCGATGGGGAGGAGTGGCCGCTGCAGCTCGAGCTCAAGCTGTTGGCCGAGGTGGGGATTATTGGCTTGCCGAATGCCGGCAAGAGCACCCTCATCAGTGTGTTGTCGGCCGCCAGGCCCAAGATCGCTGATTACCCCTTCACCACCCTGGTGCCCAACCTCGGCGTCGTGCGCCGTCCCACCGGCGATGGCACCGTGTTTGCCGATATTCCAGGCCTGATCGCCGGTGCGGCCCAGGGGGCGGGGCTCGGGCACGATTTTCTTCGGCACATCGAGCGCACGCGATTGCTCATTCATCTGGTGGATGGTGGCTCTGAGGATCCCGTCAGTGATCTGCGGGTGGTGGAGAAGGAGCTGGCGGCCTACGGCCATGGCCTGGTGGAGCGGCCTCGACTGCTGGTGCTCAACAAGCTGGAGTTGCTCGATGAGGCCGGTCGCGACGAGCAGATGATGCGTTTGGAGCAGGCCAGCGGTCGGCCGGTGCTGCTGATTTCCGCAGCCATGGGCCAGGGGCTGGATCGTTTGCTGGATCGGGTCTGGCAGGAGCTCGGGGTCTGA
- a CDS encoding ABC transporter ATP-binding protein, with amino-acid sequence MAGVRFEALSKTYPARAGGEPVPVIRSLDLTIDDGEFLVLVGPSGCGKSTLLRLLAGLDTPSSGEILVGDRPVSLLRPAQRDVAMVFQSYALYPHLSVRDNIGFGLRRSHPRTFWQQLQDQGHRSTRHLPSPLRLTSPREHRIEARTRDVARALELEPLLDRRPKELSGGQKQRVALGRAMARQPAVFLMDEPLSNLDAKLRASTRTQIVDLQRQLGTTTLYVTHDQVEAMTMGHRIAVLNQGRLQQLGTPMELYRWPSNLFVAQFIGSPPMNVLPILVASGTLLLGERRLSLEGPLSDALPALEGQQLSAGIRPEQLRLAPATNRNLPAEVSHSEVLGNEQLLTCRLLDGQHLVQVRADPDLTVRSGSRVHLEPDPNGWRLFDRNGEAIPVPETAPTAPREPTLPEL; translated from the coding sequence GTGGCCGGGGTTCGCTTCGAGGCGCTCAGCAAGACCTACCCGGCGCGCGCCGGCGGAGAGCCGGTTCCGGTGATCCGCAGTCTGGATCTGACCATCGACGACGGTGAGTTTCTGGTTCTCGTGGGCCCGTCTGGCTGTGGCAAGAGCACCCTGCTCAGGCTGCTGGCCGGACTCGACACGCCCAGCTCCGGCGAAATCCTTGTGGGAGATAGACCGGTGAGCCTGCTCAGACCGGCGCAGCGCGATGTAGCCATGGTGTTTCAGAGCTATGCGCTCTATCCCCATCTCAGCGTGCGCGACAACATCGGCTTCGGCCTGCGGCGCAGCCACCCCCGCACGTTCTGGCAGCAACTGCAGGATCAGGGGCATCGCAGCACCCGTCACCTGCCCAGCCCGCTGCGGCTGACGTCGCCACGCGAACACCGCATCGAGGCACGCACCAGGGACGTGGCCCGGGCCCTGGAGCTGGAGCCTCTGCTCGATCGCCGCCCCAAGGAACTCTCCGGCGGGCAGAAACAACGGGTGGCGCTCGGACGGGCGATGGCCCGCCAACCGGCCGTGTTTCTGATGGATGAGCCCCTCAGCAACCTCGATGCCAAGCTGCGAGCCAGCACCCGCACCCAGATCGTGGATCTGCAGCGGCAACTGGGCACCACCACGCTTTACGTCACCCACGATCAGGTGGAAGCGATGACGATGGGCCACCGGATTGCGGTGCTGAACCAGGGGCGCCTGCAGCAGCTGGGCACCCCGATGGAGCTCTATCGCTGGCCATCCAATCTGTTCGTGGCCCAGTTCATCGGCAGCCCGCCCATGAACGTGCTGCCGATCCTCGTGGCTTCAGGCACCTTGCTCCTGGGAGAGCGTCGCCTCAGCCTCGAAGGCCCCCTCAGTGACGCCCTGCCCGCTCTGGAAGGACAGCAGCTCTCCGCTGGCATTCGTCCAGAGCAGCTGCGGCTGGCCCCGGCCACCAATCGGAATCTGCCAGCGGAGGTGAGCCATAGCGAAGTGCTGGGCAACGAACAACTGCTCACCTGCCGCCTGCTCGATGGCCAGCATCTCGTGCAGGTGCGGGCCGATCCGGATCTGACGGTGCGCAGCGGCAGCCGGGTCCACCTCGAACCCGACCCGAACGGCTGGCGCCTTTTCGATCGGAATGGTGAAGCGATCCCGGTGCCCGAGACCGCCCCAACGGCCCCCCGTGAACCGACCTTGCCGGAGCTGTAG
- a CDS encoding endonuclease MutS2 produces MSGSERHVDVWHDTLELLEWPRLCQHLAQFASTAAGQRRCLDEPLPSDLRESQERLARSIELAGLDGLLDGGLSFQGVHDLEPVLQRCCKGGTADGEALLAVADTLAAARRLRRQIDDPELRPRCTELLKDVATLPDLEQRLKFSLEEGGRVADRASAVLAGLRGQWQTVRQQRRDRLQEVIRCWASQLQDTVIAERHGRPVLAVKAGAVAHCPGMVHDSSASGNTVFVEPRQVVDLGNRLADLEGRIREEEQRVLAELSAAVAVEGEALTRLGGVLLVLDLSLTRARYGQWLGAVPPQLEADPEAPLVLHDLRHPLLVWQERRAGGGAVVPISVEVSSHLRVVAITGPNTGGKTVTLKSIGLAALMARAGLWLPCSGRPSLPWCAQVLADIGDEQSLQQSLSTFSGHVKRIGRILEALHSGAAPALVLLDEVGAGTDPSEGTALATALLRSLADRARLTIATTHFGELKALKYSDPRFENASVAFDSDTLSPTYRLLWGIPGRSNALAIATRLGLDADVIAQARELLAPRAEGDVNAVIRGLEDQRQRQQAAAEDAAALLARTELLHEELLARWERQRQESSQRQEQGRQRLETSIRDGQKEVRRLIRRLRDGKADGETARQAGQRLRRLEADHKPRPERREHRDWRPEVGERIRLLALGKAAEVLAISDDGCQLSVRCGVLRSTVDLAAVESLDGRRPTPPQPVVKVKARAGGSGAQVRTSRNTVDVRGMRVHEAESAVEEVLRSASGPVWVIHGVGSGRLKRGLRAWLGTVPYVERVCDAEQADGGAGCSVVWPR; encoded by the coding sequence TTGAGCGGGTCTGAACGCCACGTTGATGTGTGGCACGACACCCTGGAGTTGCTCGAGTGGCCCCGCCTCTGTCAGCACCTCGCCCAGTTCGCCAGCACGGCGGCCGGGCAACGGCGTTGCCTGGATGAGCCCCTGCCCTCCGATCTGAGGGAGAGCCAGGAGCGCCTGGCGCGCAGCATCGAGCTGGCAGGTCTGGATGGACTCCTGGACGGGGGGCTCAGTTTTCAGGGGGTGCATGATCTTGAGCCAGTGCTGCAGCGTTGTTGCAAGGGGGGCACCGCGGATGGTGAGGCGCTCCTGGCGGTTGCCGACACCCTGGCGGCGGCCAGGCGCCTGCGTCGACAGATCGATGACCCGGAGCTGCGCCCCCGCTGCACCGAGCTGCTGAAGGATGTGGCCACCCTTCCCGATTTGGAGCAGCGTCTGAAGTTCTCCCTTGAAGAGGGGGGGCGAGTGGCCGATCGGGCCAGTGCGGTGTTGGCGGGTCTGCGGGGCCAGTGGCAGACCGTGCGCCAGCAGCGTCGCGATCGGCTGCAGGAGGTGATTCGATGCTGGGCATCCCAGCTCCAGGACACGGTGATCGCCGAGCGGCATGGTCGACCGGTGCTGGCGGTGAAGGCGGGGGCTGTGGCCCATTGCCCCGGCATGGTGCATGACAGCTCCGCCTCCGGTAACACGGTGTTTGTGGAACCCCGCCAGGTGGTGGATCTCGGCAATCGCCTCGCCGATCTGGAGGGACGGATTCGGGAGGAGGAGCAGAGGGTGCTCGCCGAGCTCAGTGCCGCTGTTGCGGTGGAGGGGGAGGCGCTGACACGCCTCGGCGGGGTGTTGCTGGTGCTGGATCTGAGCCTGACGCGGGCTCGCTATGGCCAGTGGCTCGGCGCCGTGCCGCCGCAGCTGGAGGCCGACCCGGAGGCGCCCCTGGTGCTCCACGACTTGCGCCATCCCCTGCTGGTGTGGCAGGAGCGCCGCGCGGGGGGTGGTGCCGTGGTGCCGATCAGTGTGGAGGTGTCGAGCCACCTGCGGGTGGTGGCGATCACAGGCCCCAACACCGGCGGCAAGACCGTCACCCTGAAAAGCATTGGCCTGGCGGCTCTGATGGCCCGAGCCGGCCTTTGGCTGCCCTGTTCCGGTCGCCCCTCGTTGCCCTGGTGTGCCCAGGTGTTGGCCGACATCGGTGATGAGCAGTCGCTGCAGCAGAGCTTGTCCACGTTCAGCGGCCACGTGAAGCGGATTGGGCGGATCCTCGAGGCGCTCCATAGCGGTGCTGCTCCGGCGCTTGTGCTGCTCGATGAGGTGGGGGCCGGCACCGATCCCAGCGAAGGCACCGCCTTGGCGACCGCGTTGCTGCGCAGCCTCGCCGATCGGGCCCGTCTCACGATCGCCACCACCCACTTCGGCGAACTGAAGGCACTCAAATACAGCGATCCCCGCTTCGAGAACGCTTCGGTCGCCTTCGACAGCGACACGCTCTCACCCACGTATCGCCTCCTCTGGGGCATTCCCGGTCGCAGCAATGCCCTGGCGATCGCCACGCGCCTGGGGCTGGATGCTGATGTGATCGCCCAGGCGCGGGAGCTTCTGGCCCCCCGTGCCGAGGGGGATGTGAATGCTGTGATCCGTGGGCTGGAGGATCAGCGTCAGCGCCAGCAGGCGGCGGCGGAGGACGCGGCAGCCCTGTTGGCCCGAACGGAATTGCTGCACGAAGAACTGCTGGCGCGCTGGGAACGGCAGCGGCAGGAGTCTTCTCAGCGCCAGGAGCAGGGCCGGCAGCGTCTGGAGACCTCGATTCGTGATGGTCAGAAGGAGGTGCGGCGCCTGATCCGGCGGCTGCGCGACGGCAAGGCGGATGGTGAAACGGCGCGGCAGGCGGGTCAACGCCTACGGCGTCTGGAGGCCGACCACAAACCTCGCCCAGAGCGGCGTGAGCATCGCGACTGGCGCCCCGAGGTGGGGGAGAGGATCCGCTTGCTGGCCCTGGGCAAAGCGGCCGAAGTGCTCGCCATTTCCGACGATGGTTGTCAGCTCAGCGTCCGCTGTGGTGTCCTGCGCAGCACAGTGGATCTGGCGGCGGTGGAAAGCCTGGATGGCCGGCGCCCCACGCCGCCGCAGCCAGTGGTGAAGGTCAAGGCTCGTGCCGGGGGGTCTGGTGCCCAGGTACGCACCTCCCGCAACACCGTGGATGTGCGCGGCATGCGTGTGCATGAAGCCGAGTCGGCGGTGGAGGAGGTGTTGCGCAGTGCCTCCGGGCCGGTCTGGGTGATTCATGGCGTTGGTAGTGGCCGCCTGAAGCGTGGTCTGCGCGCCTGGCTGGGCACGGTGCCCTATGTGGAGAGGGTGTGTGATGCCGAGCAGGCAGACGGCGGTGCCGGATGCAGTGTGGTCTGGCCTCGCTGA
- a CDS encoding VOC family protein: MEATHRLGHVALRVEDMARAKTFYQQLGLTLSWDAPDWCYLQWPDGSAGIALLSPDYKAAGPHFAFHFRDRAEVDVVHDQLQAAGVSVGAVHDHRDGTASFYLQDPEGNWLEMLYEPPGGIGH, encoded by the coding sequence ATGGAGGCGACCCATCGCCTCGGGCACGTGGCGCTACGGGTCGAGGACATGGCTCGGGCCAAGACCTTTTATCAGCAGCTCGGCTTGACGCTGAGTTGGGATGCGCCCGATTGGTGTTATCTCCAGTGGCCGGATGGATCGGCTGGCATCGCCTTGCTCAGTCCTGATTACAAGGCGGCCGGTCCTCATTTCGCCTTCCACTTTCGCGATCGGGCGGAGGTGGATGTGGTGCACGACCAGCTCCAGGCTGCTGGCGTCTCGGTTGGTGCCGTGCATGATCACCGTGATGGCACGGCTTCCTTTTATCTGCAGGATCCCGAGGGGAACTGGCTGGAAATGCTGTATGAACCGCCGGGGGGCATCGGCCATTGA
- a CDS encoding NHLP bacteriocin system secretion protein: protein MTSHSLKRWLVEQSQEPNGQVRLSLIALWSLTGLWVLFWPVPTEVTGRGVMIVPGASTLIDSRAEGQIRQLNVSVGDTVREGEVLMVLDQPALETQLQRQTRDLRELIQINADLNRQDAQRLKDARAVRDTALSKLQREQSQLEELQATYAQKAADFAHLAGQDVVAPLAKDVVATSDRNTQLKVELDNLAIERKEVINAFSKVQLAIDTEQQQRRFRIDNLRREIDVTKATLRYQGELIAKRDGTVIDLQVIQGQTVKPGQRLGTISNASLTKRSPQNLRAVAYFHPADARRLQPGLGVEVVPDWQQRGRFGGIRGRVAKVSLLPATPEDINTTIGNPPLAESLVSKGPVIRTEIDLGTSDTSFDGYRWTLSRGSSVFPIREGLTLQAHSYVEWRTPVSYVLPILRDLTGTYRTPGLDQQQDQPDRRQKETLP, encoded by the coding sequence GTGACCTCCCACAGCCTGAAGCGGTGGCTGGTCGAGCAGTCGCAGGAGCCGAACGGGCAGGTGCGCCTCAGCCTCATCGCCCTTTGGAGTCTCACCGGTCTCTGGGTCCTGTTCTGGCCTGTTCCCACCGAGGTCACCGGGCGGGGGGTGATGATCGTGCCCGGCGCTTCCACCCTGATCGACAGCCGGGCGGAGGGACAGATCCGCCAGCTGAACGTGTCTGTGGGCGATACGGTTCGCGAGGGTGAGGTGTTGATGGTGCTGGATCAACCAGCACTGGAAACGCAGCTGCAGCGCCAGACACGGGATTTGCGGGAGCTGATCCAGATCAACGCCGATCTCAACCGTCAGGATGCCCAGCGCCTGAAGGATGCTCGAGCCGTGCGCGACACCGCTCTGAGCAAGCTGCAGCGCGAACAGAGTCAACTGGAGGAGCTGCAGGCCACCTACGCCCAGAAAGCCGCCGACTTCGCCCATCTGGCCGGCCAAGACGTGGTGGCGCCCCTGGCTAAAGACGTGGTCGCCACCTCCGATCGCAACACCCAGCTCAAGGTCGAACTCGACAACCTGGCGATTGAGCGCAAGGAGGTGATCAATGCCTTCAGCAAGGTGCAGCTGGCCATCGACACCGAGCAACAGCAGCGGCGCTTCCGTATCGACAATCTGCGCCGGGAAATCGACGTCACCAAAGCCACACTGCGGTATCAGGGTGAGCTGATCGCCAAACGGGATGGCACCGTGATCGACCTCCAGGTGATCCAGGGGCAGACCGTGAAGCCCGGCCAGCGCCTCGGCACGATCAGCAATGCTTCGCTGACAAAGCGCAGCCCCCAAAACCTGCGGGCTGTGGCCTACTTCCATCCCGCCGACGCTCGGCGACTGCAGCCCGGCCTGGGGGTGGAAGTGGTGCCCGACTGGCAACAGCGCGGACGCTTCGGCGGCATCCGCGGTCGTGTGGCCAAGGTGAGCCTGCTGCCGGCCACCCCGGAAGACATCAACACCACGATCGGCAATCCGCCATTGGCCGAATCCCTGGTGTCGAAGGGCCCGGTGATCCGCACCGAAATCGATCTGGGCACCAGCGACACCAGCTTTGATGGCTATCGCTGGACCCTCTCCCGCGGCAGCAGCGTCTTCCCGATCCGGGAAGGTCTCACCCTGCAGGCCCATTCCTACGTGGAATGGCGCACACCCGTGAGTTATGTGCTGCCGATCCTGCGGGATCTCACCGGCACCTATCGCACCCCCGGCCTGGATCAGCAGCAGGATCAACCGGATCGCCGCCAGAAGGAGACCCTGCCATGA
- a CDS encoding TolC family protein, with product MRLLRPRPRALAVAAIVAAAVPTALPRLAAQPTGTLPPSSGLLRSLEAFDRDLLLLDGALRGTAAQPQAVDASNGQLSALQAPAPQARPSLRSEAKPERVRLSLVQAVAVAVANNPELAEQRARIQQRQGVVRAVEGRFWPRLGLSVGGAFSQASAYNKVLEGNVGLYPVDSPFLVETDSWNRIQANLGMAWAGMDLGWELISFERGAALAEEDQQLQAVRQAYANGLRALQLAVSEAYYNLQLAGQLQRIRAAVVRNDQLLLEQVEALKRSGLVPRLDLLRAQASLQQSRFRLEQAEARQLSRQQALISLLNVRFNTELAATVQVELQPAWPLDLERTVVAGLTDNPALEALASERQALLNQADRHQARLLPRLELFASAGGATDQLTKPVIDLQGCCKAMNTRQMASQRADWIAGLRLHWRFFDAGTASAEASASRAAAEAVLQRLAAERNRIRQSLETAFFEYRASLSQLAAAEAAYAAAREAFRDARARYELGLADFTDVSDTITLLTASMEGIAESMTLSNISYARMLRQLQPGPAGVGPEGQAPVITLPSRSDDAAVQPLSGRRPVVSVARPSGAAVSGSGG from the coding sequence ATGAGGTTGTTGCGTCCGCGGCCCAGGGCCCTGGCAGTGGCTGCCATCGTCGCCGCCGCCGTGCCGACGGCGCTGCCCCGGCTGGCGGCTCAACCGACGGGGACGTTGCCTCCATCCTCCGGTTTGTTGCGTTCGCTGGAGGCCTTTGATCGCGATCTGCTCTTGCTCGATGGTGCCTTACGGGGAACGGCTGCCCAGCCGCAGGCGGTCGATGCGAGCAATGGGCAACTGTCGGCCCTGCAGGCGCCGGCGCCCCAGGCGCGGCCCTCGCTCCGCAGCGAAGCCAAGCCCGAGCGGGTGCGGCTCAGCCTGGTTCAGGCGGTGGCGGTGGCGGTGGCCAACAACCCGGAGCTGGCGGAGCAGCGGGCTCGTATCCAGCAACGGCAGGGGGTGGTGCGGGCGGTGGAGGGGCGTTTCTGGCCGCGCCTCGGTCTGAGTGTTGGTGGTGCCTTCTCTCAGGCCAGTGCTTACAACAAAGTGCTGGAGGGGAATGTCGGCCTTTACCCGGTCGACTCCCCCTTTCTGGTGGAGACCGACAGCTGGAACCGGATTCAAGCCAACCTCGGCATGGCCTGGGCCGGCATGGATCTTGGCTGGGAGCTGATCAGTTTTGAACGGGGTGCGGCTCTCGCGGAGGAAGATCAGCAGCTGCAGGCGGTGCGGCAGGCCTATGCCAATGGGCTGCGTGCGCTGCAATTGGCCGTGAGTGAGGCTTACTACAACCTCCAGCTCGCTGGACAGTTGCAACGGATCCGGGCGGCGGTGGTGCGCAACGATCAGTTGCTGCTGGAGCAGGTGGAGGCCTTGAAGCGTTCAGGGCTCGTGCCGCGTCTGGATCTGTTGCGGGCTCAGGCCTCGCTGCAACAAAGTCGTTTCCGCCTGGAGCAGGCCGAAGCCCGCCAGCTCAGCCGTCAGCAGGCTCTGATCAGTCTGCTCAACGTGCGCTTCAACACGGAGCTGGCGGCCACGGTGCAGGTGGAGCTGCAACCGGCCTGGCCCCTGGATCTGGAGCGCACGGTTGTGGCTGGCCTCACCGACAACCCTGCACTCGAGGCCCTGGCCTCGGAGCGGCAGGCCTTGCTCAACCAGGCGGATCGCCATCAGGCCCGGCTGTTGCCCCGATTGGAACTGTTCGCGTCAGCCGGTGGTGCCACCGACCAACTCACCAAACCCGTGATTGATCTTCAGGGGTGCTGCAAGGCGATGAACACTCGCCAGATGGCGAGTCAGCGGGCCGACTGGATCGCCGGCCTGCGACTGCACTGGCGCTTCTTCGATGCGGGAACGGCCTCAGCGGAGGCTTCAGCCAGCCGTGCCGCTGCCGAAGCGGTGCTGCAACGCTTGGCAGCGGAACGCAACCGGATTCGCCAGAGCCTGGAGACCGCCTTTTTCGAGTACCGCGCCTCCCTGAGCCAGCTCGCCGCCGCCGAGGCGGCTTATGCAGCAGCACGGGAAGCCTTTCGGGATGCCCGCGCTCGCTATGAGCTCGGTCTTGCTGATTTCACCGATGTCAGCGACACGATCACGTTGCTGACGGCGTCGATGGAGGGGATTGCGGAATCGATGACCCTCTCCAACATCAGTTACGCGCGCATGTTGCGTCAGCTTCAGCCCGGTCCTGCAGGCGTGGGCCCGGAGGGCCAGGCCCCGGTCATCACTCTGCCGAGCCGCTCTGATGATGCTGCCGTGCAGCCTCTTTCTGGGCGTCGACCCGTTGTTTCCGTCGCTCGGCCATCTGGCGCAGCCGTGTCCGGTAGCGGAGGCTGA
- the hemB gene encoding porphobilinogen synthase: MDLPYRPRRLRRTPALRAMVREHHLQAADFIYPLFVHEGTQVEPIGAMPGANRWSLDQLTGEVQRAWDLGIRCVVLFPKVAEGLKTEDGAECFNDHGLIPRAIRQLKQELPEMAIMTDVALDPYSCDGHDGIVSAEGVVLNDETIEQLCKQAVMQAEAGADLIGPSDMMDGRVGAIREALDDAGYAHVGIISYTAKYSSAYYGPFREALDSAPRASSGKPIPKDKATYQMDPANAREAITEAQLDEQEGADILMVKPGLAYLDIIQRLRQESELPIAAYNVSGEYAMVKAAAERGWIDERAVVLETLLSFKRAGADLILTYHACDAASWLCQG, encoded by the coding sequence ATGGATCTCCCCTACCGCCCGCGCCGTCTGCGCCGCACCCCGGCTCTGCGCGCCATGGTGCGTGAACACCATCTGCAGGCGGCTGATTTCATCTATCCCTTGTTTGTGCACGAAGGCACGCAGGTGGAGCCGATCGGTGCCATGCCGGGGGCCAATCGCTGGAGTCTCGATCAGCTCACTGGGGAGGTGCAGCGGGCCTGGGATCTGGGCATCCGCTGCGTGGTGCTGTTCCCCAAGGTGGCGGAGGGGCTCAAAACGGAGGATGGCGCCGAGTGCTTCAACGACCATGGTCTGATTCCACGGGCTATTCGCCAGCTCAAGCAGGAGCTCCCCGAGATGGCGATCATGACCGATGTGGCCCTCGATCCCTATTCCTGTGATGGCCATGACGGCATCGTCAGTGCCGAGGGCGTGGTGCTGAATGATGAAACGATTGAGCAGCTCTGCAAGCAGGCTGTGATGCAGGCTGAGGCCGGGGCTGATCTAATCGGACCCAGCGACATGATGGATGGGCGGGTCGGCGCGATCCGGGAAGCTCTGGATGACGCCGGATACGCCCATGTGGGCATCATCAGTTACACGGCCAAATACTCCTCGGCCTATTATGGACCGTTCCGTGAAGCCCTGGATTCAGCGCCGCGGGCGTCCAGTGGCAAGCCGATCCCCAAAGACAAAGCCACTTATCAGATGGATCCGGCCAATGCCCGCGAGGCGATCACGGAGGCCCAGCTCGATGAGCAGGAAGGCGCCGACATCCTGATGGTGAAACCAGGCTTGGCCTATCTCGACATCATCCAGCGCCTGCGCCAGGAGAGCGAGCTGCCGATCGCGGCCTACAACGTGAGCGGTGAATACGCGATGGTGAAAGCGGCGGCCGAGCGGGGCTGGATCGATGAGCGCGCCGTGGTGCTCGAGACCCTGCTCAGTTTCAAACGTGCCGGTGCTGACCTGATCCTCACCTATCACGCCTGCGATGCCGCCAGCTGGTTGTGTCAGGGCTGA
- a CDS encoding DnaJ C-terminal domain-containing protein, with product MAGSGYRDYFKVLGVDRSADADAIKRAFRKLARQYHPDVNPGDATAEAKFKEVSEAYEVLSDPEKRRRYEQFGQYWNQVGGGGPGAGGAGFDVDFGRYGNFDDFINDLLGRFGGAGGGAGFPGGFGGGSGFPGGGFPGGGFPRGAQQRQPINLDAEASVKISFAEAFRGSERTLSVNDERVQVRIPAGVKNGSRLRLKGKGNSQPGTGRRGDLYLNLEVQPHPVWRLDGDQLRAELPVALDELTLGGSITVMTPDGEADVTIPAGTAPGRSLRLKGKGWPLKSGRGDLLLTLSLQWPESWSAEERQLLEQLRQARAQDPRRNWLSSARL from the coding sequence ATGGCCGGCAGTGGCTACCGCGATTACTTCAAGGTGCTCGGGGTCGATCGCAGCGCCGATGCCGATGCGATTAAACGGGCGTTTCGCAAACTGGCGCGTCAGTATCACCCGGATGTGAATCCTGGTGACGCAACAGCTGAGGCCAAATTCAAGGAGGTGAGCGAGGCCTACGAGGTGCTCTCGGACCCGGAAAAAAGGCGTCGCTATGAGCAGTTCGGCCAGTACTGGAATCAGGTTGGCGGTGGTGGCCCCGGTGCCGGCGGGGCTGGTTTTGACGTGGATTTCGGCCGTTACGGCAATTTCGACGATTTCATCAATGACCTGCTTGGCCGTTTCGGAGGTGCTGGTGGTGGCGCTGGCTTCCCCGGTGGGTTCGGCGGCGGGTCGGGCTTCCCGGGTGGCGGTTTTCCAGGAGGTGGCTTTCCTCGCGGCGCCCAACAGCGTCAGCCGATCAATCTGGATGCCGAAGCCAGCGTCAAAATCAGCTTTGCTGAAGCCTTCCGCGGCAGTGAGCGCACCCTGTCGGTGAATGACGAGCGCGTGCAGGTGCGGATTCCGGCGGGTGTGAAAAACGGCTCGCGACTGCGTCTCAAGGGCAAGGGCAACTCGCAGCCGGGCACCGGGCGACGCGGTGATCTGTACCTCAATCTTGAGGTCCAGCCCCATCCGGTGTGGCGGCTCGATGGCGACCAGTTGCGCGCTGAGCTTCCGGTTGCCTTGGATGAGCTGACTCTCGGCGGCTCGATCACCGTGATGACCCCGGATGGCGAGGCGGACGTAACCATTCCCGCCGGCACCGCACCAGGCCGCAGTCTGCGGTTGAAGGGCAAGGGCTGGCCCCTCAAATCAGGCCGCGGCGATTTGTTGCTGACCCTCAGCCTGCAGTGGCCGGAATCCTGGTCGGCCGAGGAGCGTCAGCTGCTCGAGCAACTGCGCCAGGCCCGCGCTCAGGATCCGCGTCGCAACTGGTTGTCATCGGCGCGCCTCTGA